The genomic segment AATGCACTGAGACCCCCTGTGAAGCACGTTGCACTGATTGGATCATATGGGTGGGGGACACTCATTGAATCCGAGGTCAAGGGTCTGCTATCCAACATGAACGTGGAGTACCTTGAACCAGTCCTTGTGAAGGGCCTTCCCACGGAGGAGGACCTTCAGAGGATAGATGAACTTGCCATTCAGATAAAGAAAATAATAGGGGGTGAATTAAATGGTAAGTGAAAGGATGCAGGAGGCCCTCAACAGGCAGCTAAACGCTGAGCTCTACTCAGCATACCTCTATCTTTCAATGGCAGCCTACTATGAGGCCTCTGACCTCCCGGGATTTGCAAACTGGATGCGTGTCCAGGCCCAGGAGGAACTTGCGCACGCAATGAAGTTCTACGACTACCTTGTCCAGAGGGGTGCAAGGGTCGTGCTTGAGGAGATAGAGAAACCACCATTCGAGTGGGAGTCCCCACTGGAGGTATCCAAGCATGTCCTGGAACATGAGAGGAAGGTGACAGGACTCATAAATGACCTTGTTGACCTTGCAATCTCAGAGAGGGACCATGCAACCAACAATTTCCTCCAGTGGTTCGTGGCAGAACAGGTTGAGGAGGAGGAATCCGCGGGTTCAGTGCTCCAGAAGGTGCGCCTTGCATCGGATTCACCAAGCGGCCTCCTCATGCTTGACGCGGAACTTGGAAAGAGGGTTTACAACCCACCAGCAAATGAGAAGGGGGGATAATTTATGGGGGAGAAGGTATACGAACTCAGAAAGGTTAAGAAGAAGGGGCGTGGCATGCCCCTCATAGGGGATAAATTCCCAGAAATGGAGGTCCAGACAACCCATGGGATGATGAAACTCCCGGCTGAATTCAAGGGGAAATGGTTCATACTCTTCAGCCACCCTGCAGACTTCACACCTGTCTGCACAACGGAGTTTGTGGCGTTCCAGGAGGTCTACCCTGAACTGAGGGAACTAGACTGTGAACTTGTGGACCTCAGTGTTGACCAGGTCTTCTCACACATCAAGTGGATCGAATGGATAGAGGAGAACCTTGACACTGAGATCGAGTTTCCTGTGATAGCGGATACCGGGAGAGTCGCTGATACCCTTGGCCTCATACACCCGGCGAGGCCCACAAATACGGTGAGGGCGGTATTCGTGGTTGACCCCCAGGGAATAATCAGGGCGATACTCTACTATCCACAGGAACTTGGAAGGAACATACCTGAGATCGTGAGGATGATACGAGCCTTCAGGGTCATAGATGCCGAGGGGGTCGCTGCACCTGCAAACTGGCCCAATAACCAGCTCATAGGTGACCATGTGATAGTCCCACCGGCATCTGATA from the Methanothermobacter sp. K4 genome contains:
- a CDS encoding ferritin, which encodes MVSERMQEALNRQLNAELYSAYLYLSMAAYYEASDLPGFANWMRVQAQEELAHAMKFYDYLVQRGARVVLEEIEKPPFEWESPLEVSKHVLEHERKVTGLINDLVDLAISERDHATNNFLQWFVAEQVEEEESAGSVLQKVRLASDSPSGLLMLDAELGKRVYNPPANEKGG
- a CDS encoding peroxiredoxin, whose amino-acid sequence is MGEKVYELRKVKKKGRGMPLIGDKFPEMEVQTTHGMMKLPAEFKGKWFILFSHPADFTPVCTTEFVAFQEVYPELRELDCELVDLSVDQVFSHIKWIEWIEENLDTEIEFPVIADTGRVADTLGLIHPARPTNTVRAVFVVDPQGIIRAILYYPQELGRNIPEIVRMIRAFRVIDAEGVAAPANWPNNQLIGDHVIVPPASDIETARKRKEEYECYDWWLCHRSTGGD